The proteins below are encoded in one region of Streptomyces marianii:
- the infA gene encoding translation initiation factor IF-1 codes for MAKKQGAIEIEGTVIESLPNAMFKVELQNGHKVLAHISGKMRMHYIRILPDDRVVVELSPYDLTRGRIVYRYK; via the coding sequence GTGGCCAAGAAGCAAGGTGCCATCGAGATCGAGGGCACCGTGATCGAGTCCCTGCCGAACGCCATGTTCAAGGTAGAGCTCCAGAACGGTCACAAGGTCCTCGCGCACATCTCCGGCAAGATGCGGATGCACTACATCCGAATCCTTCCGGACGACCGGGTCGTCGTGGAGCTCTCTCCGTACGACCTGACGCGTGGGCGGATCGTCTACCGCTACAAGTAG
- the rpsM gene encoding 30S ribosomal protein S13 — MARVSGVDIPRDKRVEVALTYVFGIGRTLAQETLAATGVNPNTRVRDLAEEDLVKIREYVDANLKTEGDLRREIQADIRRKVEIGCYQGLRHRRGLPVHGQRTSTNARTRKGPRRAIAGKKKPGKK, encoded by the coding sequence ATGGCACGCGTTTCCGGTGTTGACATCCCGCGCGACAAGCGCGTGGAGGTCGCACTCACCTACGTCTTCGGCATCGGCCGCACCCTGGCGCAGGAGACCCTCGCCGCGACCGGTGTGAACCCGAACACCCGCGTTCGTGACCTGGCCGAAGAGGACCTCGTCAAGATCCGCGAGTACGTGGACGCCAACCTCAAGACCGAGGGTGACCTCCGTCGCGAGATCCAGGCCGACATCCGCCGCAAGGTCGAGATCGGCTGCTACCAGGGTCTGCGCCACCGCCGCGGTCTGCCGGTCCACGGCCAGCGCACCAGCACGAACGCCCGGACCCGCAAGGGCCCGCGTCGCGCCATCGCCGGCAAGAAGAAGCCGGGCAAGAAGTAG
- the rpmJ gene encoding 50S ribosomal protein L36, with translation MKVKPSVKKICDKCKVIRRHGRVMVICDNLRHKQRQG, from the coding sequence ATGAAGGTCAAGCCGAGCGTCAAGAAGATCTGCGACAAGTGCAAGGTGATCCGCCGCCACGGCCGGGTCATGGTCATCTGCGACAACCTGCGCCACAAGCAGCGCCAGGGCTGA